In Augochlora pura isolate Apur16 chromosome 3, APUR_v2.2.1, whole genome shotgun sequence, the sequence GTGAAAAATCACGAAATTAACGAGTCGTCGTAAAGCGTCTACGACAGAGCAGCCAACGGATTCGCTCgaccaaaaaataaattccgtttCGCGCAGCCCTTTCCGGCGCCGCTAAGTAATCCTCGACGTTAACGAACTGCAGAATCTAATTAGGAGAACATTAATTGATTGCTCAAACTCTGCCGGGTCGGCCCGTCGCGCGGCGTTCCCCGTCTTTTGAGACCGTCGGTGTAATCGAAGGAATGGAAAagataatttcattcgttccTCCATCTGTCTTCGACGAATCGTAACACAATCCACGCTGACCCGCGCGGACAGAGTGCGAAGTATAGTCGATCGAGGGCTGATCGTTCAAGGTCGCGGAGCGCCGTTCATCCCCCAGCGTCGTTCCTATACAGTGCCTGCAGGCGTGGCCGAAACGACGCGGAACGGGGGCGAGGTAAACCTTGAACAGTCGGCGAGGCCTGGTTCGACCATAGTTCGgtggatttttttaaaacaacgcaatatatatatacggaGTATACCTGTGCCAATCGTAGTGATATTTTATCGCGTGCGCGCCAGTGCGACAGTCAACGCAGAAACAGTCTAAACGATATAACTATAAACGACGTAACGATAAACGAAGCCAGGCCTGAGTTACATAGGATCGTGGGTGGACTGAATCGCCGACGAGAGCGAAAACGAAACGAGCGAAAGGGTCCGAGAGAAAGTGGAACGACGGAACGCGTCTGTGAATGAATACGTGGAAGGGATGGGGAGAGGGTGCGGAGGCGTAGCGTTTACGGTGTAAATCtgtgttaaaagaaaaataaaagagggaGGAGACTCGCGTTCACGGATGCAAGTGCCAAACTAAAGTTTAATCGTGCGAGGCTCGTAAGCGTAGTCGATTAACCAATCGCAGACGAACTGCACCGGCAGACCAAAGACGCAATCCGCTTTGTTCGACgtgaaaaaaaagcaaaattacacggaaaataaaaatggaagaaaaacaataatacGCAATCGTTCGAGCGATCTCACGGCGATCGCGACGAGTCGGAGATTTTTCTCTGAAATCCGATCTGTCGTGCGAGGACGAATCGATCGATCTCTGGTCCTCGTGGATCTCGTCTGCGATCGAGACGTCTCTCCTTCGAGTATCTAGATTACAATACCGACGGTGATACGGCCGAGGATCCAGTTAGTTTTGTTAATCTTTTTAATCTTGTTACACGAACACGTTACCGTCTATCGTGACATACCTTGTTGCTAAGCTTGCCGTGTGATccaggatcgatcgatcgatcgacggatCGGACGGGTGCATGCGTGATAGAGgaatcccccccccccccccccagacGCTCTCTGTACCGAGTTTTATACGTTTACGGCGACGAATTCAAAGCTTTTTTATCCTTCGTCGTATTACGGTGTACACACGCGCGTGCAGGACAAAATCGATGCACACAAGCACGCGCACGAAAGAGAGTGCGAAGGACGCCAGTGCTCTTTGATTCTTCCAGCTCGGTGCTGTCCGACACAATCGCGACCCATGTATCCTGGTCGAGGAAACACTGTCGATTGTTGTTCCCCGTTTCGCCCTAATTAAACACTTTCTATTCTGAAATCTACGGCCTCTCGACGATCACTATCGTTCCCGGAACAAGGTCACTAGACAGCAGGGTGAAAACATCCCCTAACGTCTAGTGACTTTACCGAGATTCCATTGCGAAATCGTTCTACCCAACAACAACGCGAACTATTCAGAAATGTTACCTTCTCTTCTGATCGCAATCGACGGATTTCGGAGTTTACGAATTCGtggtaaaaaaaaactgtcaGGTGTCTGAGAGAAGATAGATGGACATTTCTACCTTGTCGCAATTATCGGAGACAGAAAAggatttcgaaaattgcaaTGCGGACAGCACTGCGGCTCAAGCTCATTCGCAACGTTTACTTTTCTACAACGAGGCATGTAATCTCGAACGCGACCAGTTGACACGTTGCGCTGTCTAgcttcgaattaaataaactatacgGGCTTGTTTAAGAAAGAATTTCTGGCAATTGAAAATGATGCGACGTGTCGATTCGTCGCGCGTCTAGGGACTTTACGTTACGAAATATCGCTGCCAATTTTTCTTGGACGTTCACATTAGAAACGACGCCGGTAGAACGATGATTCTGTTTCGCGTTACTGTTCACGATCGACAGCGTCCGACGCGGTCACATGGAACACTGTACCTATACGATGGTTTTTTTCATTGTAAACGTTCACTCGTCCGCCCCGAGAGGCGCGAGGTGAACCGTAGCGACGTGTTTGTATAATCAGAGCATTATTACCGATGTTATTACGTGTAGATAGAAAACGGAAGTAAACGATCTTTAATCTGTTAGTTGGGAGCGGAAGAGAGTCAACGAAATGACACAGACTGATTGACGATCATAGTGCTGTTCCGTTTGATTGACGTATGTGTAACGCGCGCATTCGTTTCGTGCCAATATTATTGTTAGACTGCGAGTCAAAGTCTGATTACCAGGTAATTTCAGTGTTGTTGCGTCGACAGTCTGCGACCCCCGTTTTTGCcccaaaaaaaaaacccgCCTGTTGTTACGTTTAGGTAGCATTTCCGGACTCTCTTGCGCTTCGAGGAGTCAGCGGCCAACTCGATTTCTAGGGCGATCGTTGCATCGAATTGGCTTTCTCTCATCGACGAAAGTAAACGcgcaattaattacatttttccgGATGTTCGAGAGACGCGTTACACCCCCTATCGACGGGGCTGGGCGTAATGGTAAACACGTggcttttaatcattttatagtaattacgAACGTATGCATGCCGAGGAGAATGATTCTTGCAGCGGCGTACTCTTCGATATGACTAccattaaaatacaatacaacatACTGCGATTTGCCTTTGTTTGATAAACCCTTCCCGTAATTGTCGCAATTATTGCatgtttcattgttatatttctttacaaaatttaaatcagaAATTGTGCAGACAATATCGACACTAATCATCCATCCCCTTCTGAAAAGGAaggtttagtaaaatattaaatttcatgaTATTGCAGGCATTTTATATGCACTTTTATAATGGAAAATCAGAAGAAATCCCTAGCATGTTCATAATTGTTTTTCTCATATTCTTGTTCAAATTTATTCGctataaacgatttttaattttattttcaattgctgaatttttaaacaattgattCGTGCCGTTACTCCTATAAGAAGCCACGTTGAATCCGGCATGAATTTTTTGCTGCATTTAAAAGCATGAACAGCGCCAGTCCATGCAGTGTCAAAACGCCGAAACTGTTGATGCAACGTGACCGACTGAGATCACTCAGTTCCAAAATCCTTACATAGGAGGCTTCcccaaatattattaacaaaaacattaataatagcaGAATCgaagcaaaaatatattaattaggAGCACATAATTACACAAGAGAATTTGTTGCATCGATATTGCCCGAAAATCAGACGATAACATTGTAAagcacaattaattaatataatagttgaTCAGActtcaaaatgcaattaaCTACATCTTGCaatggttttatttatttttctcgtacGATATCGATGCAGTAAAATCTCCTGAACAATTCTGTGCtcttagtttatttttcaatgccCGAATTTTACCATAATTAAAGACTCAGTGATGATACTTTTCAACTACTTAGAAGACATGTAATAATaagcaaatttttcaaatatctactttttaaaaaaccaTGACCAGGAAAACTATATGATTTTGAGATATACATTCTATGGAATCTATTgttaagtatattttaagaCCAAGAATAATAATCTTGCATACCTAGTTAATGagttacttaattttttcgtCGCTGCTTTGCTAATCATATAATAACTATGCAAACCAAGTCATTGAACTAAATTACctgattattatatattactggcgattaaatattacccttaaaatatttcttcttgccatatataatttatatcccAAACTCGTGTATGTTCAACATGGGTGATGCTCGGCACTTTCTCGCAGTCATTGCTTTTAATATCTTATCGTTACGTAACTCAGTCGACAGCAATTAAAAACAACAAATCGAGCGATTAACGCTGCAACAATTCGTACGATTTAGTTTCTTACTTTTTCATTTGTCGCGCTACTTTATGGGACTTACGATCGCTATAAAGAAGTCACCAGATTGCGCTGCcatctccctttttgaatttcatcTGCTAAAGGCACACAGGTTCCTATACATCCCATACATAAGTGAACGAGTTGATTAGATTACAAGCAAGTTACATTTATGAGTGGGCCTAAGAAAATGCAgttacaattgaatttaatagcTGCCGCCTGCGAAGGTATGGGCATCGGCGTAAACGGGGCCTTACCATGGAAATTGAAGTAAGTCAACACGAATCAATAAGTCATTCAGACAGAATcggctcgcgcgcgacgcgttctCACTGGCATGTTTCTCTCGCACAGGAGCGAAATGGCGTTCTTTACAACCATGACGTCGAAAACAAAAGATCCGAGCAAGAAGAACGTCGTCCTTATGGGACGCAGGACATGGGAATGCATTCCGAAGAAGTACAGGCCCTTACAGAATCGTGTAAATATGGTCCTTTCGTCGAAGCTTTTGTAAtgccgatttttttttcaacgcgTAAGCGAAACGTACGATGGAATAAACAATTACTGTTACGATAAATTACGTAGGGACCTTGGGAACGAGGCGATTGTATGTAAAAGCATAGAGAAGGCGATGGAGATGATTTCGCAACCACCGCTGAATGATCTCATCGAAAGCGTATGGGTGATTGGAGGCAGCTCTGTGTACAaggtaatttcatttcatataatCAACTAAAGTTTTTCGATCGGAAAATACAAATCTCGATTTACAGGCTGCTATGGAGTCGCCCTATTTCGGTCGATTGTACCTGACGCGAGTTAAAAAGTTTTTCGAGTGCGATACGTTCTTCCCTCAAATACCAAACGACATCGTCTTGACGAAGTgagttcaatttaatttatttacccaTTCATGATCTTACCAATGCTTTAACCCTTCGACTACCACGTCACCCTCGTATGGATGACGAAACTTTGCCGagacttaaaaaataatttttacaataaccAATCTATTCAATTCAAATTTGCTAAGATATGTGATTTAGTCTTTCATAATTCTTGAGGTTATTGCGAAATGTTAACTGTTTTACTGTTTTCAGAGACTCGGAGGTTCCTCAAGACGTCGAGGAGGAGAACGGAATACAGTTCGTCTACGAAGTatacaagaaacaataaaCGCACCCCAGCATGATA encodes:
- the Dhfr gene encoding dihydrofolate reductase, with protein sequence MSGPKKMQLQLNLIAAACEGMGIGVNGALPWKLKSEMAFFTTMTSKTKDPSKKNVVLMGRRTWECIPKKYRPLQNRVNMVLSSKLLDLGNEAIVCKSIEKAMEMISQPPLNDLIESVWVIGGSSVYKAAMESPYFGRLYLTRVKKFFECDTFFPQIPNDIVLTKDSEVPQDVEEENGIQFVYEVYKKQ